DNA sequence from the Balearica regulorum gibbericeps isolate bBalReg1 unplaced genomic scaffold, bBalReg1.pri S35, whole genome shotgun sequence genome:
CGTCACCATCCCGCGCTCCGGCGGCGACTACGCTTACGTCACCGAGATCTTCGGGGGGCTGGCGGGGTGAGAGGATAACGGGGAGGGGTGCGCGTGTGCCGTGCGGGCCGGTAACGCTTAACGAGGTTTTAATTAATCGCTTTTTTTCTCCGTCCTTGTTAGGTTTCTGCGGCTGTGGATCGCGGTGTTGGTGATCTACCCCACCAACCAAGCCGTCATCGCCCTCACCTTCGCCAACTACGTCCTGCACCCGCTGTTCCCCTCCTGCCCCGTCCCCGAAACGGGGTTACGGCTCCTGGCAGCCGCCTGTCTGCGTGAGTGACGTGCCCCCCCATACCccccttttttcctgcctgtccCGTACGCCGCTGATTGTTGTCCCGCCGCCCGCAGTGCTGCTGACGTGGGTGAACTGCGCCAGCGTGCGTTGGGCCACCCGCGTGCAGGACGTCTTCACCGCCGGCAAGCTGCTGGCGCTCGCCCTCATCATCGGCACCGGCATCTTCCAGATCTGCAGGGGTGAGCCCCGAAAATCCACGCCTTCCCCttgggacacccccccccccaaaaaattttGACCCCCGGGGGAATAGTAAGAATTGATCCCTGGGAACCCCAAAAATCGACCCCGGGGATGGTAAAAATTGAGGCTCGGGATATGAAAATTGAGGCCAGAGGCAAAAAAATCGACCCCTGGGAGCCCCAAAATCAACCCCAGGACCCCAAAAATGGATCCTGGAACCCAACAATGGATCCTGGGGCCCCAAAATCGACCCTGGGACCCAAAAATGGATAATGGGAGCCCCAAAACCAACCCCTAAGACCCAACAATGGATCCTGGGACCCCAAAAATGGATTCTGGGGCCCCAAAATTGACCCCTGGAACCCAACAATGGATCCTGGGAGCCCCAAAATTGACCCCTGGAGCCCCAAAATCAACCCCTGGGACCCAAAAATGGATCCTGGGACCCCAAAACCGACCCCTGAGACCCAGAAATGGAtcctgggaccccccccaacCCAACCCCTGATTGCCCTAGCCTGCTAATTACCTCCAGGGCTCCCTTTAATGCTCCCTGCTAATTACCCCCACTAATTACCTCCAGAGCTCCCCTAATTGTGTTTTGTACTAATTACTTCTAGGTACCCCAGTAATTATGTCCAGCCTGTTCCCAGTTACCCCCAGCTCCCCTAATTACCCCCAGGACCCTCTTAGTGTCCCCTAATTATCTCTAGCATCCTCCTAATTATCTTTAGCCCCCCCTAATTACCCCCAGGGCCCCCTTAATCTCCCCTAACTACATTTAGGGTCCCCCTAATTACCTCTAGGATGTGCTAATTATTTCTGGGACTCCCTAATTCCCCCCCTAATTACCTCTAGCTCCCCTCTTAATTATCTTTAGGACCCACTAATTACCCCCAGTCCTCCTAATTACCCCCAGGAACCCCTTAATCCCCTCCTAATTACCTCTAGCCCCCCCCCAATTAGCCCTACATGCCTGCTAATTACCACCAGCCCCTTTAATTATCTATATATCCCCTCTAATTATTTCTATAACCCATGTCAtcacttttaaaactgtatAATTACcccccctgggaccccccctaattacccctgggacccccccaatGGCCCTGCCCCCTAGCCACGCCCACCAGCCAGCAAGCCACGCCCCCTCCCtgcaggccccgccccctcctcacaggccccgcccccttccCCACTGATCCCgcccccttctccccacaggCGAATCCTATTGGCTGTCCCCGGAACAGGCCTTCTCCTTCTGGGAGCCTGCCACGGCCGGGGGGGTGGCGCTGGCCTTCCTGCAGGGCTCCTTCGCCTACGGCGGCTGGAACTTCCTCAACTACGTCACGGAGGAGCTGGTGGATCCCTACCGGTGAGACGGGGCgtgggggggggtcagggcgGGGTCCGGGCGGGGCTTctcaccttccccccccccccctttaggAACTTACCCCGCGCCATCTTCATCTCCATCCCCCTCGTCACCTTCGTCTACGTCTTCGCCAACGTGGCCTACGTCACCGCCATGTCGCCCCGCGAGCTGCTCGAGTCCAACGCCGTCGCCGTGGTGAGGGGCGGGGCCTTTTGGGGGGCGGGGACACGCCCTTCTCCGAGCTCCGCCCACAAGCCACGcccctttctcccctctccccccccccaccgcagACTTTCGGGGAGAAGGTGCTGGGCGCCGTGAGCTGGGTGATGCCGCTGGCCGTCGCCCTCTCCACCTTCGGCGGCGTCAACGGCTCCCTCTTCACCTGCTCACGGTCAGTGACGTCACCCCGACGTGCCCTCGGTGTGACatcacacccccccacccacacCCCTATGGAcccgccgggggggggggggggccctgaaCTCCCCTCCTGGCTCCGCCCCCTTTGCAGCCACGCCCACAGAGGGGCGGGGCCTGTCAGGACACACCCCCAAAGGGGAGGGGTGTGTGATGGCCACACCCCCTTTTAGCCCCGCCCTCTTGGGAGTGGCCAGCTCTATGGCTCCACCCCCTCCCTGAAGCCACACCTCTCCCAGGCCACGCCCCTCCTCCCCTGGCCACACCCCCTTTCCTTGAGCCACGCCCCCAAGCCACACCCCCTCCGCTCCCaatacggggggggggggtgtgagtgTCGGGCGGGCCCCCGGTGTGACATCACCCCCCCGACGACGTCACGGCAGGCTGTTCTACGCGGGGGCGCGCGAGGGCCACCTCCCGGCGCTGCTGGCCATGATCCACCTGGAGCGGCGCACCCCCATCCCCGCCCTGCTCGTCACCGTGAGTGGGTGGGGCTTCAGCAGCGGGGTGGGCGGGGCCAGCCTGCCGGGCCACgcccacacaccccccaaaccccccccccccccccccccagtgcgTCTCCACCCTGCTGATGCTGGTGACCGGCGACATCTACACGCTCATTAACTACGTGGGCTTCGTTAATTACCTCTGGTACGGCGTCACCGTCGCCGGGCTGGTGGTGCTCAGGTGGAAGCAGCCTGACAGGCCACGCCCCATCCGGGTGAGCCACGCCCACCGGGCCCTTTGCCCCACCCACTCCCCCTGTGGCTCCGCCCACTCCCTTTGCCCTAGCCTCTCCTGTGGCCCCGCCCACTCTCCTGTAGCCCTGCCCACTCTTTACCCTAGCCCCCTGTGGCCCCGCCCACTCTCCCGTGGCCCCGCCCACTCTCCCGTGGCCCCGCCCACTCTCCCGTGGCCCCGCCCACTCTCCAGTGGCCCCGCCCACTCTCCCGTGGCCCCACCCACTCTCCCGTGGCCCCGCCCACTCTCCCGCGGCCCCGCCCACTCTCCCGCGGCCCCGCCCACTCTCCCGCGGCCCCGCCCACTCTCCCGCGGCCCCGCCCACTCTCCCGCGGCCCCACCCACTCTCCCGCGGCCCCACCCACTCCCCCGCGGCCCCACCCACTCCCCCGCGGCCCCACCCACTCCCCCGCGGCCCCACCCACTCCCCCGTGGCCCCGCCCACTCCTTTACCCTAGCCACTCCCATAGCCCTGCCCACTCCCCATGGCCCCGCCCACCCCACTTTACCCCACCCCTTTGGGGGTGTTCCCCCTGCTGTCCCCGCCCCTTTGGGGGCGTTCCCCAGCTGTCCCTGCCCCTTTGGGGGCGTTCCCCCGCTGGCCCCGCCCCCTGACGGCTGCTGTGGCCCCGCCCCCAGGTGAGCCTGCTCTTCCCGGGGCTGTACCTGCTGTTCTGGGCCGccctcctgctcttctccctctgGTCGGAGCCGCTGGTCTGCGGCATCGGGCTGGGCATCATGGCCACCGGCGCACCCCTCTAcctgctggggctgcgggggggacCCCGGCCACCCGCCCTGCGCAGGGCCCTGGGTCAGTGGGGACGCGCGGAGGGGGCGCttggggggcagctgggggagggATGGGGTTTGGGGGCGGTGCGGGGGTGCCGCGGGGCGCCGTGGGTCACGGCCCTTTTCCCGCAGACGCCGCGACGCGGTTCGGCCAGCGCCTCTGCCTGGTGGTTTACCCCCTCGCCGACGGCGACTCCTCCGCGCCCCGCGGCGACGCTGCGCCCCGCGGCgaccagcagcagcccctcacctcccagccccacaactaaaccttccccccccccctcccctctccgGCCCCACACCTGAGCCCCGTGGGGCTGCCCCCCATCTCCCACCCCCCCTTTACCCTGCCCCACGGCCGCCGCAGTGCCTTAACCCCAGCCCCGCCGTGGGGCTGCCCCACGGAGCCGGCCCCTCCAGAGGAGGGAGGGGCCGCGGTGGGGGGCGGGGCTTCTGTGGGAGCCCCGCCCCCACCGCTTGGCCCCGCCCACTGCTTGCCCCGCCCCCTCCGAGCTGCAGCTTCTCCAGGTAAGGCCCCGCCCACAGAACACcccctggccccgccccctgACGTTGCCGGCTCCGCCCCCTGCCTCAGCCCCGCCCACCCGGACACTCGGGCCCCGCCCACAAACGGGACCCGGATGTCCGGGCTCCGCCCCCCatgggaaaaggggggggggagagattGCGTGGTGTGGCCCCCACGCTTTTGTTTTTATCGTAGGTCCTACGTCATCACCGGGGGAGGGGCGTcgtgggggggaggggggaggggcGGTATTTGTAGGTCCTACGTCAATAAAGGTCCTTGCAGTGAAGGCATGGGGCTGAGTTACTGCGGCGGTGACGTCGTCAGAGGGGAGGGTCTGCGTCATCGAACGGGTTCCCCTGTAACCCTTGGGGGGGGCGTCTGACGTCACCTTCCTGGAGGTCCTACGTAAAcaaactgccccccccccccccgtcgtcgtcgtcgtcgtcctCACGGTGGTCTGACGTTCGTTTTCCGGAAAGAGCCGAAGCGTTTTCCGGAAAGAGCCGAACGCCTCCGGGGCGGGAGGCGGAAAGAGCCGAAGAGCTTCCGGAAAGAGCCGAAGAGCTTCCGGAAAGAGCCGAAGCGACGTCGGAGGAAGCCGAagcgggaggagggggggaagtcGAAGCGCAGGCGGAAGTAAACGAAGCGCGGCCGGAAGGAGCCGAAGAGGAGGCGGAGGGAGCCGAAGGGAGGCGGAAGTAACCGAAGAGGAGGCGAAGGGAGGCGGAAGTAACCGAAGAGGAGGCGGAGGGAGCCGAAGCGGCGGCGGAGGGAGCCGAAGCCGTTCCGGAAGGAGCCGAAGCGCTTCCGGAAGGAGCCGAAGCGTCGCGCAGGGGCGGGCGCTGTTCGGAGCGGTTGAGCGGCGCCACACAAGATGGCGGACGGGGAGGAGGTGACTCTGGACGGGCGGCCGCTCCATCTGCTCCGCGTCGCCGACCTGAAGGCGGCCCTGGAGCAACGGGGCCTGGCCAAAAGCGGACAGAAGAGCGCCCTCATCAAACGGCTCCGCGGGGTGAGAGCGGCCGGCACCGCGGCGGGGAAGCGGAGGGGCGAGAAGGGAACGGAAAggcggcggggctggcggggggggggggaaggcggtTACCGGCGGCGCATGCGCCGTCGAAGCGGTTTATCCCCCCACATCGTTGTCtctctccccacacacacacacacacacacaccccgtcCCGGTTTCCCGCCAAGGGCTGAGGGGAACCGCGCGCATGCgcagagcggggggggggggggagagaccCCCCGTGCGGAGGGGACCTGAGGTGACAGCGGcgggttttggggggaaaaggcGGGTTTGGGGGCAAAAATCGTGGGTTTCGGGGGGGTGAAAGTTGGGGATCCGGGGAGTTTTTTAGGGGGATTTGAGGTAAAAGTCGTGTTTGGGGGGAGTTTGTGAGGGATTTTGAGGTAAAAGTTGGGGTTTtgaggagggtttttttgggggggtgaggTAAAAGTCGTGTTTTGAGGGAATTGGGGGGGGATTTGAGGTAAAAGTTGTGTtttgagggggtttggggggaggaTTTGAGGTACAAGTTGTGTTTtgagggggtgtgggggggattTGAGGTAAAAGTTGTGTtttgagggggtttggggggaggaTTTGAGGTAAAAGTTGTGTTTTtagggggtttggggggaggaTTTGTGGTAAAAGTTGTGTtttgagggggtttggggggaggaTTTGAGGTAAAAGTTGTGTtttgagggggtttggggggaggaTTTGAGGTAAAAGTTGTGTtttgagggggtttggggggaggaTTTGAGGTAAAAGTCGCGGGtttgagggggtttggggggaggaTTTGAGGTAAAAGTCGCGGGtttgagggggtttggggggaggaTTTGAGGTAAAAGTCGCGGGtttgagggggtttggggggaggaTTTGAGGTAAAATTCGCGGGtttgagggggtttggggggaggaTTTGAGGTAAAATTCGCGGGtttgagggggtttggggggaggaTTTGAGGTAAAAGTTGTGCtttgagggggtttggggggagaTTTGAGGTAAAAGTTGTGTtttgagggggtttggggggggattTGAGGTAAAAGTCGCGGGTTTGAGGGGGTTTGGGGCAAAAAGGGCCGTTTGGGGGGATTTGAGGTAAAAAAGCATGGGTTTGGGTAGTTTGTTTGGGGAGATTTGAGTAAAAAATGCGTGTTGTGGAGAGTTTCTGAGGGGATTTGGGGCAAAAATCACGTTTTGGGGGGAGTTGAGGTGAAAGTGGCGGATTTGGGGTGAAAGTCGCAGTTTTGAAGAGTTTGTGAGGAgatttagggggaaaaaatcgCGGGTTTGCAGAGTTTGGCGGCGTTGAGGTGAAAGTTGTGTTTCGGGGAGGAGAAGTTGCGGGTTTGGGGGTATTTTGTCCAAAAATCGTGGTTTTGAGGGGGATTTGAGGTAACAAtgaaggttttgggggggggattgGAGGCAACagttgtggttttggggtgaaaaACCAGTGTTTTGTGGAGTTTGTGAGGGGACTTGAGGTAAAAGTGGCAGTTTTGGGGACTTTGTGAGGAGATTTGAGGTAAAAGTTGAATTTGGGAGGgatttgaagtaaaaaaaatcatggttttttggggggtgtgtgagGTGAAAGTCGTGGGTTTGGGGTGAAAAACCAGTATTTTGTGGAGTTTGTGAGGGGGTTTGAGGTAAAAGCAGTGGGTTTTGAGGGGATTTGGGGCAAAAATCACGGTTTTGCAGAGTTTGGGGGAGCGTTGAGGTGAAAAGTtgtgttttggggggatttggggtgaAAAATCAGGTTTCGGGGGAGTTTGTGAGGGGATTTTGAGGTAAAAGTTGCGGGTTTGGGGAGTTTGTGAGGGGATTTGGGGTAAAAACGGTTGTTTTGAGGAGTTTTGGGGAGGGATTCGAGATAAATTCGGCTTGGGCGGATTTGAGGtgaaaaataatggttttgGGAAGTTTGTGAGGGGGATTTGGGGTATAAACGGTGTTTTGGGGGAGTTTGGGGGGGATTTTGGGTGAAAAACCATGGTTTTGGGAACTTTGTGAGGGGATTTGAGATTAAAGTCgtttgggggggggagtttGGCGGGATTTGAGGTAAAAGTTGGGGGTTTGGGGGCCATTTGGCTTTAAAACCATGTTTTTGGGGAGGAATTTGAGGTAAAGATCAGTTTTTTTGAGGcgtgttttttgtggttttggggagTTTGGGGGAGGGGTTTGGGGTAAAAGTCGCAGTTTTTTGGTTGTTTAGGGAGACTTGAGATAAAagttgtggttttgggggggatttGAGGTAAAGGTCGTGtttttgaggggttttggggggatttggTGGAAAAAGTTTCACTTTGAGGGGTGGTTTGggttaaaaatcagttttttcGTGagtttgggggtggtggtgtgaaAAATAGTAGGTTTGGGTGTTTGTGAGGGGATTTGAGGTAAAAGTCATGTTTTGGGGTAGCAATCATGTTTTTAGGAAGTATTGGGGGGGCATTTGAGGTAAAAGTTGCACTTTTGGGGGAGTTTGGGGTGGAATTTGAGGTAAAAATCACGAGCTTTGGGTAAAACCTATGATTTTGGGTAGTTGAGGGTGGGATTTGGGGTGAAAGTTGTGGCTTTGGGGGAGTTTGCGAGaggattttggggggaaatCCTGGGTTTTTTAGGGAGTTTGTGAGGGGGATTAGGGGTAAAAGTTGCATTTTGGGGTGAAAGATCAGGTTTTGGGGATGTTTGTGAGGGGGAATTTGAGGTGAAAGTCGTGGAGCTTGGGGAGGTTTGAGGTAAAAACCAGATTTTGGGGGCGTTTGTGAGGGGATTTGGGGTaaaaaaatgtgggtttggGGCGGAATCTGGGATAAAAGTTGTCGTTTTGGGGTGGAGTTTGAGGTAGAAATGGGTTTTGGAAGTTTTGGGTGGAGTTTGAGGTAAAAATTGTGGGTTTGGGGGAAACTTGGGGTGAAAGTCGCGGGTTTGGGGTGAGAAATCGTGTTTTATGGTGGAATTTGGGGGGGAAAGTGGGTTTAGGGCGGAATGTGaggtaaaaataacatttttctgaagtttgggGAGGACTCGAGGTACGAGTTGCGTTTTGGGGGGGGAATTTGGGGTAaaagtggtggttttttgggcTGAAAACCATCTTTTTTGGGTGGTAAAAGTCACGTTTGGGGGGGTGAAACACCCACATTTTTGGGGTGAAAACGGCGGTTTGGGTGTGAAAAACGACGTTTTTTTGGGGAGATCTGTGAGGATTTCTGCTGTTGGGGGTGTGTCCGGATAaggtggggggggtccccccgATTAATTCGTTAATCTGATGCGTTAATTTGCCCGTACTAATTATTAGCCGTTACTAATTAATTGCCTGCCCAGGCGCTGATGCTGGAGAACCTCCAGAAGCACTcgaccccccaccccaccttCCAGCCCAACTCCCAGGTGAggaaacaccccccccaccccaaaaaaaaccccaccaaaaccccttAAATCCCAAAACTGCCCCTAAATCCCCAAAACGCCCCAAATTGCCCCGAATTGGCGCCCAGATGGGGGAGGAGATGAGCCAGAACAGCTTCATCAAGCAGtacctggagaagcagcaggagctgctgcagcagcggCTGGAGCGGGAGGCGGCCGAGCTGGAGGGTGAGGAAtaggttttttttggggggggggcagaaaggGCCAcgttttggggctttttgtccaaaaaaacccaaaaaaacccccaaaaaaaaccattttcctCCGCACCCGCCCTCAAGCTTCCGGGAAGAGCGGCCCCACCCCGGGAGACTCGGACGAGGAGGGGGGGCGGAGGCCGGAACGACGAGCCGGGCGCCTCCGGCAGGTAAGAGAGCGAGCGGGGTAtatcccccccctcccctcccgcccgccattttctttttcctcttcctactTCCTACTTCCTCTTCCCAGGCTCGAGGCGCCAAACCCCCCGAGACGGGTGCGGAGGGCCCCCCCCGCGGGCGGAGGGCCGGCGCGCGTCCCCCCCTGAAACCgggcgaggaagaggaggaggaggaggaagaggaagaggaggaggaagaggaggaggaagaagaagaggaggaggaggaagaggaagaggaaaccAAACCCCCCCCAGGCGGGGAGAGCCAGGAGCGGCCTGAGGGGAACCAGGCCCCGCCCACCGAGCAGGAGGCCCCGCCCACCGAGCAGGAGGCCCCGCCCACCGAGCAGGAGGCCCCGCCCACCGAGCAGGAGGCCCCGCCCACGGAGGAGGCCCCGCCCACCCAAGAGGAGGCCCCGCCTCCCGACGAGGCACCACCCAATGAGGAGGCCCAGCCCAAGGCAGAAGCCCCgcctgcctccccttccccgcCCCTGCTGAGGGAGGGGCCCtgccaggccccgcccccccggggggaggaggagccggccccgcccctcctCACCAAGGAaccgccccctcccgcccccggGGGGCGTGGCCGGCGCCGGGCCACctcccgctcctcctcctcctcctcctccccctcgtCCTCCCCTTCGCCTTCCGCCTCCTCCCCCGAcagctccccctcccccccggcATCGCCCCCCCGCAGCGCCAAggtgaggcggggggggggggggggggaactgggagggaactggggggcactgggattgggctgggggggggcactgggacCCAGCAGCGCCGCTCtgggagggggcgtggcctcgCCGCGGGCCTGGCCCCGCCCCCCTTTACTGacccgcccctcccctccctgcaggaCACGCCCCaagggccggggggggcggcggcggcctcCTGCCCCCCGAGTGACCCCCCCAGGTGGGTATAGGGGGGGTGTAGGGGGGTGTAGGGGCTGCGTATGTGCTCTATAGGTACCGCCGGGGTCGGGCGGGCCCCGCCCCTCGCGTCTGCGCGCGCCGGCGTGGGCGTGGCCGtgccttccccccctccccccagcctCTTTCCCGCTGCCGGCCCCGCCCTCCCCGCGGGGGCTGCCGGGTAAGCGGCAAGATGGCCGCCCCGCCTGCCTGCGGCTGCCCCGCACAATAGAACAGGGGGGGAACcccccgggcggggggggcgccGCCATGCTGGCCGCCTGCGAGGAGGGGTGAGACCCACGGCTGCCCCACGGCGGCTGGGGGTGTGGGGCCGGGCCCCACAAGTGTGGGGCGGCCCCATTGATTCTCACACACACATCATatccctccttcccacccccccccttttcccttctttccctcttcacCCAGCGAGGAGCCGGCGGTGCCCGCGGAACCGGGGCCCCCCCCCGCAGCGGGGGGCTccccccccagcgccccccCGGACCCGGAGGTAAttggggggggcagcgggtTTGGGGGAGgacggggggggtgtgtgtggggggggggaagcccgggggggggggggtgggggggagagaaagagggatgTGTGGGGCgtgtgtggggcagggggggaggaggaggatgtgtgGGGCAGCCCCCCGAGTGTGGGccgggggagggaagggggggggtgggggctgccTGGCTTCTCTCGACTTGGGGGGGCGCCCCACgtcgctgccgccgccgccgccaccactCGGGGGGCTGCCCCACGGCGTGAGTTGGGGGGCAGgcgcccccgcgccccccccccccccccctttcccctgcGCCCCACACCCGGGACCCCCCAAACGTCTCTCTTTTGGGCACCCAGCGCTGGCTCAAAGGACCCCCCGGACCCCCAACGTCTCACTTGGGGGGCGCCCCACACCCGAAGGACCTCCGGGACCCCCGGCGTCTCACTTGGGGGGCGCCCGAACCCGGTTGAAGGATTTTTGGGGAGACGTgccccacacacaccctcccACCCCGCCCCCCgacccacccaccccccccaaagaaaCGTCTCGCTTGTAGGGCGGGGGGGGCGCCCCACGGCTTCCCGGAACCCCCAAGTCTCTTCTGGGGGCACCCAGGGACCCCCTCCGACCGCACTTGGGGGGCACCCCACGGAACTCCGGGACCCCCAACTTCGCTTATGGGGCACCCCACGGAGGTGAAGATGCTCCGGTGTCACTTGGGGGGCACCCTGTGGACGCGTGGGACCCCCAAACTCGCCTGGGGGGCACCCCGCCGACTCCGAGAACCCCCGCCGTCGCTTGGGGGGCACCCCATGGATCTCCGGGACCCCCAGCTTCGCTTATGGGGCACCCCACGGACCCGAAGACGCGCCAGTCTTACTTGGGGGGCACCCCGCGGATCTCTGTGATCCCCAACTTCACTTGGGGGGCGCCCCGTGGACCGCTGCGCGCCCCGAGCCGACGCGTGGGGCACCCCACGGACTGCTGGGACCCCCGACTTGACTTGCGGGGCACCCCAGGAACACGAGGACCTGCCGATGCGAGGTGCCCCGCGGATCCCGACAACCTCCAGCGTCGCTTGGGGGGTGCCCCACGGATCTTGGGGACCCCCGGCCGCGCTTGTGGGGCACCCCACGGATCTCGGGGCCCTCCGACTTCACTCGTGGGGCGGCCGACGTCTGCCACGGAGGTCGCCCAGCCCCCGCTGAAGGAGCCCTGTGACCCCCCCACCGCACTTGGGGGGCACCCCACGGACCTCCGCATCCTCCGCTGTGGCTTGGGGGGCGCCCCGCGGGCTGCCGCGAACCCCAGCTTCGCTTGGGGGGCGCCCCACGGATCTTGGggacccccagcaccctccgCGGAGATCGTC
Encoded proteins:
- the LOC142599659 gene encoding large neutral amino acids transporter small subunit 2-like isoform X1 yields the protein MKEGARQRGTPPEKEEPPLKGDGEGGGGGGGDDGGGGGGVALKKEIGLLSACGIIVGNIIGSGIFVSPKGVLENSGCLGLALLVWGATGAVTAVGALCYAELGVTIPRSGGDYAYVTEIFGGLAGFLRLWIAVLVIYPTNQAVIALTFANYVLHPLFPSCPVPETGLRLLAAACLLLLTWVNCASVRWATRVQDVFTAGKLLALALIIGTGIFQICRGESYWLSPEQAFSFWEPATAGGVALAFLQGSFAYGGWNFLNYVTEELVDPYRNLPRAIFISIPLVTFVYVFANVAYVTAMSPRELLESNAVAVTFGEKVLGAVSWVMPLAVALSTFGGVNGSLFTCSRLFYAGAREGHLPALLAMIHLERRTPIPALLVTCVSTLLMLVTGDIYTLINYVGFVNYLWYGVTVAGLVVLRWKQPDRPRPIRVSLLFPGLYLLFWAALLLFSLWSEPLVCGIGLGIMATGAPLYLLGLRGGPRPPALRRALDAATRFGQRLCLVVYPLADGDSSAPRGDAAPRGDQQQPLTSQPHN
- the LOC142599659 gene encoding large neutral amino acids transporter small subunit 2-like isoform X2, whose protein sequence is MKEGARQRGTPPEKEEPPLKGDGEGGGGGGGDDGGGGGGVALKKEIGLLSACGIIVGNIIGSGIFVSPKGVLENSGCLGLALLVWGATGAVTAVGALCYAELGVTIPRSGGDYAYVTEIFGGLAGFLRLWIAVLVIYPTNQAVIALTFANYVLHPLFPSCPVPETGLRLLAAACLRESYWLSPEQAFSFWEPATAGGVALAFLQGSFAYGGWNFLNYVTEELVDPYRNLPRAIFISIPLVTFVYVFANVAYVTAMSPRELLESNAVAVTFGEKVLGAVSWVMPLAVALSTFGGVNGSLFTCSRLFYAGAREGHLPALLAMIHLERRTPIPALLVTCVSTLLMLVTGDIYTLINYVGFVNYLWYGVTVAGLVVLRWKQPDRPRPIRVSLLFPGLYLLFWAALLLFSLWSEPLVCGIGLGIMATGAPLYLLGLRGGPRPPALRRALDAATRFGQRLCLVVYPLADGDSSAPRGDAAPRGDQQQPLTSQPHN